The DNA region CGGAGGAAGTGGAGTTCTACTCCCGTCTGCTGGAAGGCGCCTATCCCGACACCAATCGGGTGATTCCCAAATCCGGGGAGACCGAGCTGGTCACTTCCACCCGGGAACTGTTACAATCCGTTGACCGGGCGTCTTTGATCTCTCGGGATGGCAGGGACAATGTGATAAAATGGACGTTGAAAGACGGGAAAGTGGAAGTCAATTCCGCGGCGCAGGACATCGGAAGCGTGACCGAGGAAGTGGTGGCCAAGGTCAGCGGACCGGAACTGTCGATCTCGTTCAACGCCCGTTACATGATGGAGGCTCTCCGCGCCATCGACAGCGGAGAGATCCGCATCCTGTTCACCGGACCGATGACTCCGTTCCTCATTCAGCCGACGGACCGTGACGATTCCCTTCATCTCATCGTACCGGTCCGCACGCGCTGAACACGACGCGCCGGAGGGGTAGAAACATGAGACTTGTCCAGATCGACGACACCTTCATCACCCTGGGACAATTGCTGAAGAAAACGGGCATCATCGACACCGGCGGCCAGGCCAAGCATTTTCTGGCGGAAACCGAAGTCCGCGTGAACGGTGTCCCGGAATCGCGTCGCGGAAGAAAGCTGGTCCCGGGAGACGTGGTGGAGATCGACGGCTGTTTCACGGCGCGACTGGTGCAAAAGCAGCGGAAGTCATAGCATCGTTCTGCCCGAAAGGAATGCGGCGCGGACCGGATCCGGTCTTGAGGGCGCTCTCCGGCATCGGCCGGAGGGCGCAAAGACGCCGGCAAAAGGATTCGGGCGGGAGAATGAGGGCTTCTGGAAAGGGGAACGGAGGCGTTTGCGCATCGAGACACTGGAACTGACGGATTACCGGAATATTGAAGGGCTGTCGCTCCGGTGCGAAGGCCCGCTTCATCTGTTCGTCGGTGCCAACGCCCAGGGGAAGACCAACATCCTCGAGTCGATTTACGTGCTGGCACTCGGAAAGTCCCACCGTACCCGGTCGCACCGGGAATTGATCCGTTTCGGCAAGCAGAGATCCGTGCTGAAGTCCAGGGTCAGAAAGGGCGAACAGGTGGTACGGCTCCAAATCCAATTGACCGAAAAGGGAAAAAAGGTGAGCAAAAACGGCGTGGAGCAACCGAGACTCAGCCGGTACATCGGCACGCTTCCCGCCGTCCTGTTCGCTCCGGAAGACCTGGCTCTCGTCAAGGGAAGTCCACAGGTCCGCCGCCGGTTTCTGGACATGGAAATCGGACAGGTGAGCCCGTCGTACGTGCATGATCTGAGCATGTGGAATCAGCTTGTCCAGCAACGGAACAGCCTCCTGAAGCGGCTGGCCCGAAGTCGCCGGGAACAGGACGCCCTGCTCGACGTGTTGGATGAACAGATGGTGACCCTGGCCGTCCGCATTTGGACCAGGAGGTTTCATTTTTTGTCATCCCTGAGGGAATGGGCCAAGGAGATTCACCGGGAAATCACCCGGCACCGGGAAGATCTGGGGATTGAATACGTTCCGTCCGTGGCGGGCCTTGCCGATGCGCCGCCCGATTCCTGGGGGGACCTGTATCTCCGCGAGCTCGCGGCCATCAGGGAGCGGGAGATTCTCCGGGGAGCTTCGCTTCTGGGACCGCACCGGGATGATCTGCGGCTTTCGGCGGGCGGGCTGGATTTGCACACGTACGGCTCCCAAGGCCAGCAGCGGACGGCGGCCCTGTCGTTGAAGCTGGCTGAAATCGAGTTGATTCACAGGGAAACGGGTCATTATCCGGTACTTCTGCTGGACGATGTCCTGTCCGAATTGGATGATTCCCGAAAGAGCCATCTGCTCACGGCCATTCGCGGAAAGGTGCAGACCTTTGTCACCACGACCGGGCTGGACGGAATCGACGGGGAAACGTTGGCGTCGGCACGCGTGTACGGCGTGAAGCAGGGAACGATTTCGGAACTGGGGTGATATGGTGTTCATCCACCTGGGCGGCAGCCGGATGATTTCCGTCCGTGAGGTGATTGCCATTCTGGACGCGGAGGCGGCGGGTCAGGGAGCCGGCTCCGGCTTGTTTCTCGACGGTGCCGTCCAAAGCGGACGAATCGAAACGGTGGTCCCCGGCGAAGTGAAGTCCTACGTGATCACGAGGGACCGGATTTACGCATCGCCCGTTTCATCCGCCACGTTGAAGAAGCGGGCGGAAGCTGCCGGGAAGCCGTGGAAACAGGTGAGGGATTCCTGACGATCGATCAGTTCTGCGAGGAAGCAGGTGACGAATGTGACCGTGCAAAAAACCAGTTACGATGAGACGCAGATTCAGGTTCTGGAAGGTCTTGAAGCGGTTCGCAAACGGCCAGGCATGTACATCGGCTCCACATCCAGCCGGGGACTTCACCATCTGGTGTGGGAAGTGGTGGACAACAGCATCGACGAAGCATTGGCCGGGCGATGCGACACCATTCAGGTGATCGTCAACGAGGACAACAGCGTCACGGTGATTGACAACGGCGGAGGGATTCCGGTCGGAATCCATCCGAAAATGGGACGTCCCGCCGTGGAAGTGGTCATGACCGTGCTTCACGCCGGCGGCAAATTCGGCGGTGAGGGTTACAAGTTTTCGGGCGGACTGCACGGAGTGGGCGTGTCGGTGGTGAACGCCCTGTCCGAATGGTTGGAAGTGATCGTCAAGCAGAAAGGGAAGATCCACCGGCAGCGGTATCGCCGCGGCGTGCCCCTGCATGATCTGGAAGTGATCGGTGAAACGGAAGAAACGGGCACCTCGGTGACCTTCAAGCCCGATCCGGAAATCTTCAGGGAAACGACCGTTTACGACTATGACATTCTGCAGAACCGTTTGCGGGAATTGGCGTTTTTGAACAAAGGTGTTCGCATCATCCTGGAAGATCGCCGCGGCGAACCGAAACGGGACGAGTTTCTGTTCGACGGCGGAATCCGGTCGTTTGTGGAATACCTCAACCGGAACAAGGAAGCCCTCCACGAGCCGCCGGTCTACATCACGGGGGAACGGGACGGCATTCCGATCGAGATCGCGCTTCAGTACACCGATGCCTATTCCTCCAACATCTATTCGTATGCCAACAACATTCACACGCATGAAGGCGGGACGCACGAGGCCGGTTTCAAGTCCGCGTTGACCCGGGTGATCAACGACTATGCCCGGCGCAACAATCTGCTCAAGGACAATGACAGCAATCTCACCGGCGACGATGTTCGCGAGGGTTTGACCGCGATCATCAGCGTGAAGATCCGCGATCCGCAGTTCGAAGGTCAGACCAAGACCAAGTTGGGCAACAGCGAGGCCCGGTCGGCCACGGAAACCCTGTTTGCCGACCGATTCCAGATGTTTCTGGAAGAAAACCCGGCCGCGGCCAAAAAAATCATCGGCAAAGCGGTGATGGCCGCACGGGCGAGGGAAGCCGCCCGCAAGGCGCGGGAACTGACCCGCCGAAAAAACGCCCTGGAGGTCAGTTCGCTTCCCGGAAAGCTGTCGGACTGCACGTCGAGAAGCGCCGCCGACAGCGAGTTGTTCATCGTCGAGGGGGATTCCGCGGGCGGAACGGCCAAGCAGGGCCGGGACAGGATGTTCCAGGCCATTTTGCCGCTGAAGGGGAAAATCCTCAACGTGGAAAAAGCCCGGTTGGACAAGGCCCTCTCCAACGAAGAGATCCGCACCATCATCACGGCGCTGGGCACGGGCATCGGGGAAGATTTCAACATCGAGAAGGCGCGGTATCACAAGATCATCATCATGACCGACGCGGACGTCGACGGGGCCCACATCCGGACCCTGCTCCTCACGTTCTTCTACCGCTACATGCGCCCGCTGATCGAACACGGCTACGTGTACATCGCCCAACCGCCGCTGTACAAGATCGTGCAGGGCAAAACGATCCGGTACGCCTACAATGACCGCATGAAAGAAGAGATTCTCCGGGAACTCGAGGGCAAAGGCAAAGTGGAAATCCAGCGCTACAAGGGTCTCGGAGAAATGAACGCGACGCAGCTGTGGGAGACCACCATGGATCCGGAAAGCCGGACCTTGCTGAGAGTGACGCTGGAAGACGCGAAGGAAGCCGATGAAGTCTTTGACATGCTGATGGGCGACAAGGTGGAGCCCCGCCGGGTGTTCATCCAGCAATTTGCCAACCAGGCCAATCTGGATGTGTGAATCCCGAGCGGCACGTTTTGTTTTCACGAGGGGTCCCGCCGCGGTTTCCGGCTTTGGAAGCTCGGCGGGATCGCTTGATGTCATCAGTCTCCGGGCCGCCCGCCCGGCGGCTCAGCAAAGCGGGGAGATGAGATCATGGCAGACCATGCACGGATCCAGCCAGTCAATATCAGCCAGGAGATGAGATCCTCCTTTCTGGACTACGCGATGAGCGTCATCGTCAGCCGCGCCTTGCCGGACGTGCGGGACGGTTTGAAACCGGTGCATCGCCGCATTCTGTACACGTTGCACGACCTGGGCATGACGCCGGACAAGCCGTACAAAAAATCGTCCCGCGTCGTCGGGAACGTGACGGCCCAATACCATCCGCACGGGGATGCCGCGGTGTACGAGGCCATGGTTCGGATGGCCCAGGACTTTTCCTACCGGTATCCGCTGGTGGACGGTCACGGAAACTTCGGATCGGTCGACGGGGATGCTCCGGCGGCCATGCGTTACACCGAGGCGCGCATGGCACCGATCACGCTGGAGATGCTCCGGGACATCCAGAAGGAAACCATCGACTTCGGGCCCAACTACGACGGCCAGCAGGAAGAACCGCTGGTGCTTCCTTCCCGTTTCCCCAACCTGATCGTCAACGGGGCGGCCGGTATCGCCGTCGGAATGGCCACCAACATTCCGCCGCACAACCTCCGGGAAGTGATCGACGGCATCCTGCTCATGCTGGATGATCCGGACGTGACCATCGACGGATTGATGAAAAAGATCAAGGCCCCCGATTTCCCGACGGGCGGCATCATCCTCGGTCTGGACGGCGTTCGCAAGGCGTACCGGACCGGGCGGGGAAGCATCCAGATCCGCGCCAAAACCCGGATCGAGGAAGCCGGTTCCGGAAAAACCCGGATCGTGGTGGAGGAGCTCCCCTATCAGGTCAACAAGGCCAAGTTGGTGGAAAAGATCGCCGAACTGGTCCGGGAGAAAAAAATCGACGGCATCACCGACCTGCGGGACGAATCCGACCGCAACGGCATGCGCGTCGTGATCGAACTGCGCCGGGACGTCAATCCGCGCATCATTCTGAACAACCTGTACAAACACACGGCGCTTCAGACCAGCTTCGGGGTGAACATGCTGGCGCTGGTCGACGGACAACCGCGCGTGCTCAACCTGAAAGAGGTGCTGCATTACTATATCGAGCACCAGGTGGAAGTGATCCGTCGCCGCACGCAGTACGACCTCCGCAAAGCGGAAGAACGGGCGCACATCCTCGAAGGGCTTCGCATCGCGCTCGACCACATCGACGAGGTGATCGCCCTCATCCGGGGTTCGGCCACCACCGCGGAAGCCCGCGAAGGGCTGATGAACCGCTTCGGGCTCACCGAACGGCAGGCCCAGGCCATTCTGGACATGCGCCTGCAGCGCCTGACGGGACTGGAGCGGGAGAAAATCGAGTCCGAATACGCCGAATTGGTCAAAACGATCGAACGGCTCCGGGCCATCCTGGCCGACGAAACCAAGATCCGCGGCGTGTTCCGCGAAGAAATTCTGGAAATCCGGAACAAATACGGAGATGAGCGTCGCTCCATGATCAAGCGGGAAGCCGACGACATCGCCGAAGAAGACCTCATTCCCGAAGAAGAGGTGGCCATCCTCCTGAGCCATCGCGGATACATCAAACGGATGCCGCTGTCCACCTACCGGGCCCAGCGTCGGGGCGGCAAGGGAATCACCGCGATGGGAACGCGGGAAGACGACTTTGTCCAGCATCTTTTGGTCACCCATTCGCACAACCACCTGTTGTTCTTCTCCAACAGGGGGCGGGTGTATCGCCTGAAAGCCTACGAAGTGCCGGAGCTGGGCAGAACGGCCAAGGGAACCCCGGTGATCAACCTGATCCAAATCGAACCGGGCGAGCGGATCGAAGCGATCATTCCGGTCAAGGATTTCACCGAAAGCCGGTATCTCCTGTTCGCCACCGCGGAAGGCGTGGTGAAGAAGACGGCGCTGAGCGAATTTGAAAACATCCGCCGGAACGGCCTGTTCGCCATCAACCTTCGGAACGGGGACGAATTGGTGGGCGTCCGCTTGACCGACGGGGACCAAGAAGTGATCATGGGAACCCGCCAGGGCATGTCCATCCGCTTCCACGAGATGGATGTCCGGGAAATGGGCCGGGCGGCGACCGGCGTGAAGGGCATCACCCTGGATGATGACGACCGCGTCATCGACATGGACATCGTCGAGGATAACAAGGATGTGTTGATCGTCACCCGCAACGGCTACGGAAAGCGCACTCCGTTGGGTGAATATCGCATTCAGTCCCGGGGAGGCAAGGGGATCAAAACCATCAGCATCACCGAGAAGAAGGGGAATGTCGTCGGACACAAAGTGGTGTCCGGATCGGAAGACTTGATGATCGTCACTCAGGACGGAACCATCATCCGCATCAACATTTCCGAGATCCCGGTGATGGGACGGTATGCCCAGGGAGTCCGCCTCATCAAAGTGGACGGAAACGAAGTGGCCACCGTGGCCAGCGTGCCCGGGGAAAGAGAGGAAGAACAGGAAAGCGACGAGGCATGACCCTGCCGCAATCGGATTCCGGTTCGGACGCATGAGGACCCCTCCCGGGACCTTTGTGCGACCGGAAAAGGTTTCGCATCGCCGGGAACGGGGACGGATTCCGAAACGGAAGCGGGTTGCCGCGTCAATCTCCGGCGGGGAACTCGGCAGGTTCCCTCCAGTCGGCCGCTTCCTCCAACTTTGCGAGGACGAGCCGGGGGATTCTGAGGGCGGTCAGGTCAAGAAACCGCCGGACCCACACGCCTTCCTCGCGAACCGTCCCCAAGGCGATCTCTCCCCACAACGGAGGGTCGTACCGGCAGAGCATGCAAAGTGAAAACAGCAGCATGAACCGGGACAAGAGCTCGGGAACCGGCGTGACGGGGCGGTCGTTGCCTATCCACAGGTAATGATCGCCCCGTTCGTTTTCCCGGAGGACGGAAAGGGAACCGTCCATGTTCCCGGTGCCGGCGTCGCCTTTGAGGGTTCTCACAAACCGCACAGTTCCGTCCTTCACGGGGGGATCGGCGACAGTGAGCTCCCAGCCGGTGATCCGGGCCACTTTGCGGGCGAGAGCGGCCGGTGTCAGTTTCAACGAATCAAGAACGGGTTCCGGAAGGAGGATGAGCGTGCGATGCTCTGCTTTCGATCCGCTTGGGAAAGGGGCAAACTTCAGCGGAACGAGCGGACTTTTTCCGGTGATTGCCCGGTGAATGGAGACCATGTCGGCGAGCGAAGCGGCCAGTTCGCCGAATTTGTAGGTTTCCCCGATGCAATCGGTCGCGTTCGTCATGGCGGCCAGCAGG from Staphylospora marina includes:
- the gyrA gene encoding DNA gyrase subunit A, with translation MADHARIQPVNISQEMRSSFLDYAMSVIVSRALPDVRDGLKPVHRRILYTLHDLGMTPDKPYKKSSRVVGNVTAQYHPHGDAAVYEAMVRMAQDFSYRYPLVDGHGNFGSVDGDAPAAMRYTEARMAPITLEMLRDIQKETIDFGPNYDGQQEEPLVLPSRFPNLIVNGAAGIAVGMATNIPPHNLREVIDGILLMLDDPDVTIDGLMKKIKAPDFPTGGIILGLDGVRKAYRTGRGSIQIRAKTRIEEAGSGKTRIVVEELPYQVNKAKLVEKIAELVREKKIDGITDLRDESDRNGMRVVIELRRDVNPRIILNNLYKHTALQTSFGVNMLALVDGQPRVLNLKEVLHYYIEHQVEVIRRRTQYDLRKAEERAHILEGLRIALDHIDEVIALIRGSATTAEAREGLMNRFGLTERQAQAILDMRLQRLTGLEREKIESEYAELVKTIERLRAILADETKIRGVFREEILEIRNKYGDERRSMIKREADDIAEEDLIPEEEVAILLSHRGYIKRMPLSTYRAQRRGGKGITAMGTREDDFVQHLLVTHSHNHLLFFSNRGRVYRLKAYEVPELGRTAKGTPVINLIQIEPGERIEAIIPVKDFTESRYLLFATAEGVVKKTALSEFENIRRNGLFAINLRNGDELVGVRLTDGDQEVIMGTRQGMSIRFHEMDVREMGRAATGVKGITLDDDDRVIDMDIVEDNKDVLIVTRNGYGKRTPLGEYRIQSRGGKGIKTISITEKKGNVVGHKVVSGSEDLMIVTQDGTIIRINISEIPVMGRYAQGVRLIKVDGNEVATVASVPGEREEEQESDEA
- the recF gene encoding DNA replication/repair protein RecF (All proteins in this family for which functions are known are DNA-binding proteins that assist the filamentation of RecA onto DNA for the initiation of recombination or recombinational repair.) gives rise to the protein MRIETLELTDYRNIEGLSLRCEGPLHLFVGANAQGKTNILESIYVLALGKSHRTRSHRELIRFGKQRSVLKSRVRKGEQVVRLQIQLTEKGKKVSKNGVEQPRLSRYIGTLPAVLFAPEDLALVKGSPQVRRRFLDMEIGQVSPSYVHDLSMWNQLVQQRNSLLKRLARSRREQDALLDVLDEQMVTLAVRIWTRRFHFLSSLREWAKEIHREITRHREDLGIEYVPSVAGLADAPPDSWGDLYLRELAAIREREILRGASLLGPHRDDLRLSAGGLDLHTYGSQGQQRTAALSLKLAEIELIHRETGHYPVLLLDDVLSELDDSRKSHLLTAIRGKVQTFVTTTGLDGIDGETLASARVYGVKQGTISELG
- a CDS encoding YaaC family protein: MTGIPQTGGPAFPDPWIRLQRLTREEPARRFLEAAYERANVPSPKRSAYRNAESLAALIRQAESVFRPPVPHSPWLEPMLAYYGSMSLLKAWILSVHPEYPESTAVLRHGLSTRKKKKEPFHLFEDEVKVRKEGLVPLLAAMTNATDCIGETYKFGELAASLADMVSIHRAITGKSPLVPLKFAPFPSGSKAEHRTLILLPEPVLDSLKLTPAALARKVARITGWELTVADPPVKDGTVRFVRTLKGDAGTGNMDGSLSVLRENERGDHYLWIGNDRPVTPVPELLSRFMLLFSLCMLCRYDPPLWGEIALGTVREEGVWVRRFLDLTALRIPRLVLAKLEEAADWREPAEFPAGD
- the remB gene encoding extracellular matrix regulator RemB translates to MFIHLGGSRMISVREVIAILDAEAAGQGAGSGLFLDGAVQSGRIETVVPGEVKSYVITRDRIYASPVSSATLKKRAEAAGKPWKQVRDS
- the gyrB gene encoding DNA topoisomerase (ATP-hydrolyzing) subunit B; its protein translation is MTVQKTSYDETQIQVLEGLEAVRKRPGMYIGSTSSRGLHHLVWEVVDNSIDEALAGRCDTIQVIVNEDNSVTVIDNGGGIPVGIHPKMGRPAVEVVMTVLHAGGKFGGEGYKFSGGLHGVGVSVVNALSEWLEVIVKQKGKIHRQRYRRGVPLHDLEVIGETEETGTSVTFKPDPEIFRETTVYDYDILQNRLRELAFLNKGVRIILEDRRGEPKRDEFLFDGGIRSFVEYLNRNKEALHEPPVYITGERDGIPIEIALQYTDAYSSNIYSYANNIHTHEGGTHEAGFKSALTRVINDYARRNNLLKDNDSNLTGDDVREGLTAIISVKIRDPQFEGQTKTKLGNSEARSATETLFADRFQMFLEENPAAAKKIIGKAVMAARAREAARKARELTRRKNALEVSSLPGKLSDCTSRSAADSELFIVEGDSAGGTAKQGRDRMFQAILPLKGKILNVEKARLDKALSNEEIRTIITALGTGIGEDFNIEKARYHKIIIMTDADVDGAHIRTLLLTFFYRYMRPLIEHGYVYIAQPPLYKIVQGKTIRYAYNDRMKEEILRELEGKGKVEIQRYKGLGEMNATQLWETTMDPESRTLLRVTLEDAKEADEVFDMLMGDKVEPRRVFIQQFANQANLDV
- the yaaA gene encoding S4 domain-containing protein YaaA, producing the protein MRLVQIDDTFITLGQLLKKTGIIDTGGQAKHFLAETEVRVNGVPESRRGRKLVPGDVVEIDGCFTARLVQKQRKS